In Pedobacter sp. W3I1, one DNA window encodes the following:
- a CDS encoding SusD/RagB family nutrient-binding outer membrane lipoprotein has translation MKNNKLYILAILTLAFSSCKKELDEVNINPNATEIPQIDYLLTGTTKVTADAYWGVTNNMNSSLLFTQQWAKVQYTEEDRFIYSSSSFTSLWATGYAQSIAGYNKIIELADAQGNPNYKGVALVLRSWVFLLLTDAYGDVPYTQAGQIKQFITPVYDKQKDVYYSVLNDLKTAQTFLDPASGKAVVGDIVYGGNIASWKKFANSLRLRIALRIADKEPVKAKQVIDEVQAEGGSYISSRADIAQVIYSDSPQQNPVAASFETREDYRISKTLIDKLFSLNDLRLQVYASKTANPTPQNYVGIPNGSTNSEASKIGLANSSRPGAYFLAPKAPAVIFSYAELLFDRAEAAARGFTAENAADLYKQAIRASFDQYSIGGSAVEDYLNQASVQYDAGNYKKSIGEQKWIALFGQGLEAWAERRRLDYPQLTASVNTVLNGQIPVRFIYPGTEQSLNGQNYKNAVSSQGADLLTTKLWFDAF, from the coding sequence ATGAAAAATAATAAACTATATATACTGGCCATTTTAACATTGGCATTTTCATCTTGTAAAAAAGAGCTTGATGAAGTAAACATCAATCCTAATGCAACAGAGATTCCACAGATCGATTATTTACTTACGGGTACCACTAAAGTTACCGCCGATGCCTATTGGGGCGTAACCAATAATATGAATTCGAGCCTGCTTTTTACACAGCAATGGGCAAAAGTACAATATACCGAAGAAGACCGTTTTATCTACTCCAGCAGTAGCTTTACGTCTTTATGGGCAACAGGTTATGCGCAGAGTATTGCGGGCTATAATAAAATCATCGAACTGGCCGATGCACAAGGCAATCCAAATTACAAAGGGGTGGCCCTGGTTTTACGCTCCTGGGTGTTTTTATTGCTTACTGATGCCTATGGCGATGTTCCATATACCCAGGCCGGACAAATCAAACAGTTTATCACACCTGTTTACGATAAGCAAAAGGATGTATATTACAGTGTTTTAAACGACTTAAAAACAGCTCAGACATTTTTAGATCCTGCCTCGGGAAAAGCTGTTGTTGGAGACATCGTATACGGTGGCAATATTGCCTCATGGAAAAAATTTGCTAATTCTTTAAGGCTTCGTATCGCCTTGCGTATTGCTGATAAGGAACCTGTTAAAGCAAAGCAGGTAATTGATGAAGTACAGGCCGAAGGAGGTAGCTATATTAGCAGCAGAGCAGATATTGCCCAGGTGATTTACAGCGATTCGCCACAGCAAAATCCGGTGGCTGCTTCATTCGAAACCAGGGAAGATTACCGCATTAGTAAAACCTTAATAGATAAATTGTTTAGCTTAAACGATTTAAGATTACAGGTTTATGCCAGTAAAACTGCTAATCCTACGCCGCAAAATTACGTTGGTATTCCAAATGGCTCAACAAACTCAGAAGCGAGCAAAATAGGATTGGCAAACTCTTCAAGACCAGGTGCTTACTTTTTAGCACCAAAAGCACCAGCAGTAATTTTTAGTTACGCCGAACTGCTTTTTGATAGGGCTGAAGCCGCTGCAAGAGGCTTTACGGCAGAAAATGCAGCTGACCTATATAAACAGGCCATCAGGGCGTCCTTTGATCAATACAGTATAGGTGGAAGTGCCGTTGAAGATTATCTAAATCAGGCTTCAGTACAATATGATGCAGGTAATTATAAAAAATCAATCGGCGAGCAAAAATGGATTGCCTTATTTGGGCAAGGCCTGGAGGCCTGGGCGGAGCGGAGAAGATTAGATTATCCGCAGTTAACTGCTTCTGTAAATACGGTGCTTAATGGGCAAATTCCGGTACGTTTTATCTATCCAGGTACCGAGCAATCATTAAACGGACAGAATTATAAAAATGCCGTCAGCAGCCAGGGAGCAGATTTATTAACCACCAAACTTTGGTTTGATGCTTTTTAA
- a CDS encoding YtxH domain-containing protein, whose amino-acid sequence MGILKTAIIGAAVYAGVKYITKKDPITGQSIVDELLDKAPGWAEKAKGYTEDLKTRASNAAEDLAR is encoded by the coding sequence ATGGGAATTTTAAAAACAGCAATTATTGGCGCCGCAGTTTATGCTGGCGTAAAATATATCACCAAGAAAGATCCAATTACCGGACAATCGATAGTTGATGAGTTATTAGATAAGGCTCCAGGATGGGCAGAGAAAGCAAAAGGATATACCGAAGATCTGAAAACCAGGGCAAGCAATGCTGCTGAAGACTTAGCTAGATGA
- a CDS encoding tail fiber protein: MKKTLLTLVITLLSCYSYATNFKTKTYNRFVDVSVSFTPTAIGWYRITEVGFQGGTIQITGNYDNRVTDVEFQYNIGGWRVGGSIQQTRYSSYNNGCVDQVRISSDGLANSYLDIHVSSATVPGVIYISGRGMNMNIPSFITNPTINAEAGSTDVNVLTLTHGFNSTQGATFAVTSGNVGIGTSHPDAKLTVKGTIHTQEVKVDLQVPGPDYVFDDDYKLITLAEIKDYIVKNHHLPEIPSAVQMEKEGLNLGNMNIKLLKKVEELTLYLIEKDNQLMEQKKVNQSLQQQIDKLAKQINN, encoded by the coding sequence ATGAAAAAAACACTATTAACATTAGTAATTACTTTATTAAGCTGCTATTCTTACGCAACCAATTTCAAAACAAAAACTTACAATAGGTTTGTCGATGTATCAGTAAGCTTTACACCAACGGCCATAGGTTGGTACAGAATAACCGAAGTTGGTTTCCAAGGAGGAACAATACAGATAACGGGCAATTACGATAATAGGGTAACTGATGTAGAATTTCAATATAATATTGGAGGATGGCGGGTTGGTGGTTCGATACAGCAAACACGCTATTCTAGCTATAATAATGGATGCGTGGACCAAGTGAGAATTAGTAGCGATGGCCTTGCAAACTCTTATCTTGATATTCATGTTAGTTCTGCGACTGTTCCTGGGGTGATTTATATTTCTGGGCGCGGGATGAATATGAATATACCAAGTTTTATAACAAATCCAACAATAAATGCTGAGGCTGGTTCAACAGATGTAAATGTTTTAACTTTAACTCATGGATTCAATTCTACCCAAGGAGCCACATTTGCAGTAACAAGCGGTAATGTAGGCATTGGCACAAGTCATCCTGATGCTAAATTAACCGTTAAGGGTACTATCCATACCCAAGAAGTGAAGGTAGATTTACAAGTGCCTGGTCCAGACTATGTATTTGACGACGATTATAAATTAATAACCTTAGCAGAAATTAAAGATTATATTGTTAAGAACCACCACTTGCCAGAAATTCCGTCCGCAGTACAGATGGAAAAAGAAGGACTAAACCTCGGTAATATGAATATTAAGCTATTAAAGAAAGTTGAGGAACTAACTTTATATCTAATAGAAAAAGACAATCAATTGATGGAACAGAAAAAAGTTAACCAATCTTTACAACAACAAATTGATAAACTTGCAAAGCAAATAAACAATTAG